The genomic stretch GGGTACTAAATTTTCCTAATATCTTCGGTTGGCTGCCTTCCACGGGCATGAGCCAACCGTTCGCGTAGCGAAAAACCGGGAATTCCTTCCTGGACTAGTACATGTGGAAGGCGAACTTTCCGGTCAAGTCCCGGTAAATCGAATCAGGCGTGTTCAGCCCTATAGAGAAGTGCGGTCTCTGCCCGTTGTACAACGCGACGACCTTCTCCACCCTCACCCTGACCTGTTCGATGTTCACGAAAACCTCCTGTTCCAGCCACTCCCTCTTGAGAATCCCGTTCACCCTCTCCGCGATAGCGTTATCGTACGGAGATCCGTCCTGGGTCATGCTCGTGTTCATCCGCTTCATCCCCAGCGTTGTGTTGTACTGGTAACTACAATACTGCACGCCCCTGTCCGAGTGATGTATCGTGCCCTCGATCTCGCTTGCCCTGACCTGCAAGAAGGCCCTGTACAAGGCGTTCAACGGTCCTTCCGTGTTTAACTTGTCGTGCACGAACCACCCCATGATCCGGCGGGAGTAGGCATCCGTCACCAGGGAGAGAAAGACGAACCCCGAGAGCGTGTCCACGTAAGTGATATCACTGACCCAAACCTGGTTGTGGCGCTTGATCTCCAGCCCTTTCACCAGGTTTGGGAACTGCCGGAACCACCCGCTGGAATCCGTCGTTACCACTCGCCTTTTCTCGTGCTTGACCATCAAGTCGTGAGCGCGAAGCAAGCGGTAAAGCTCGTCACGCCCGACCTGGACACCGCTGGAATTTAGCTTCTTCCATAGTTTCACCCCGCCGAGGTTTGGCATGTCCTCGCGTATGTCCCGGACGAGCGATAGAAGGTAACACTCCCTCTCCAGTTTGTCGCCAGCCCGCTGCCCGCGGTAGTAGGCCTGCTTGCTGTAGCCGAAGTGACCGCACAACAAGGCTACTCGTCGTTGCCCTTTACGCCGGGCACTTCCTTCAAGCACCCGCCGGATAACATCTCCTCGTAGTTTTTTTTTATA from Butyricimonas virosa encodes the following:
- a CDS encoding IS3 family transposase; the protein is MCGHFGYSKQAYYRGQRAGDKLERECYLLSLVRDIREDMPNLGGVKLWKKLNSSGVQVGRDELYRLLRAHDLMVKHEKRRVVTTDSSGWFRQFPNLVKGLEIKRHNQVWVSDITYVDTLSGFVFLSLVTDAYSRRIMGWFVHDKLNTEGPLNALYRAFLQVRASEIEGTIHHSDRGVQYCSYQYNTTLGMKRMNTSMTQDGSPYDNAIAERVNGILKREWLEQEVFVNIEQVRVRVEKVVALYNGQRPHFSIGLNTPDSIYRDLTGKFAFHMY